A part of Bacillota bacterium genomic DNA contains:
- a CDS encoding N-acetylmuramoyl-L-alanine amidase yields the protein PVAAALVVSANHLIQAGRAGPVISRTIAGRKVLIDPGHGGIDPGVVSGDLQEKDFTLAISLQLKKLFMEAGVPVLLTRETDTDLCYSQEAAEAGRRKKLDLRTRVSVTESSGADVYLGIHVNGSNSSQWNGPQTFYCSQANALSGRLAVLIQEEMARLSPTQRQAIDTTGQYMLKTLKVPAVTVEVGFLSNAKDTAQLVQPEHQRKLAWAIFTGTVRFFAEEPKAPGAGPPDP from the coding sequence CCGGTGGCCGCGGCCCTGGTGGTCTCGGCCAACCATCTGATCCAGGCCGGGCGGGCCGGGCCGGTGATCAGCCGGACGATCGCCGGGCGGAAGGTCCTCATCGACCCGGGGCACGGCGGCATCGATCCCGGGGTGGTCTCCGGCGACCTCCAGGAGAAGGACTTCACCCTGGCCATCTCGCTGCAACTGAAGAAGCTATTCATGGAGGCCGGGGTGCCCGTCCTCCTGACCCGGGAAACCGACACGGACCTGTGCTATTCCCAGGAAGCGGCGGAGGCCGGGCGGCGCAAGAAGTTGGACCTGAGGACCAGGGTCAGCGTGACCGAGAGCTCCGGGGCCGACGTCTACCTCGGCATCCACGTCAATGGGTCCAACTCCTCCCAGTGGAATGGTCCGCAGACCTTCTACTGCAGCCAGGCCAACGCCCTCAGCGGCCGGTTGGCCGTCCTCATTCAGGAAGAGATGGCCCGCCTGAGCCCGACCCAGCGGCAGGCCATCGACACCACCGGCCAGTACATGCTGAAGACCCTCAAGGTCCCGGCGGTCACCGTCGAGGTCGGCTTCCTCAGCAACGCCAAGGACACCGCCCAGTTGGTCCAGCCGGAGCACCAGCGCAAGTTGGCTTGGGCCATCTTCACCGGGACGGTTCGCTTCTTCGCCGAGGAACCCAAGGCGCCGGGTGCCGGGCCGCCCGACCCCTGA